The DNA sequence TTGTTAAATGCTTTATCTGCCTCTTTTTCACTATAGTCTCGGCACTCTTGCGGAATCGTGGCAGTGGGATCACCTTGAATTTTGTCACACATGGCCGCTGTTATAGTAATATTGGAACATCCTGTCAAAAAAAGTATTGTAAGCATTGAAATCTTAATCATAAAAAATCCTATTTTTTCTTGATAATCAAATCAAGATATTTTTTTGGAGTGACTTTCATCATCTCCTGAGCCAGCCAGCGTATTTGAAAATAGGCAGCACCGCTGTCGCGTAATGTAAGATAGTTTTTCAAACTTCTGAGATTAAATGTCACTACCATGTCAACTTTGACATTGTCTGTAATGATGTGTTTAAAAGCATCGCCTACATTTCTCTTCTTTTTTCCGGTCTGCAGAGCATCATAAAGTTTTTGGGGCTTGCCTTGAAATTCTTTCAAAAGAGGAAGAGAACTTTTTGCAACAGCAAGTTCATAAAAATTGTCTACTTTTTTTGACTGAAAATCAAGCTTATCATACATTGCGCTGATTTCAAGTCTGTTATAGGCTTCATCGGCAGTGACAAACATATCAAAACCCAAAACCTTTTCTATAAAAAATTCTTTCTCTCCTGAGTGTTTTGCAGCAACAAAAGCATTGATAAGCGAGCTCATTGTATATCGTGTACTTCTTACACTGATTGCCTGTATGCGGTGTCTTGCATGTTCTTGTAAAACCCCTCTGCTTGTTGAGCGAATAAGATAACTCAAATTTGCATGTTCCAAAATAGAGTGGTGAAAATAGGTCCATGCCAAATCATCAAGCAGCTGTGACTCTTCTATATTGTTCAAAGATTCACACATTTTCGTATCAGGAAGCACCTTTTCAATTTCTTGAACAATCTCATTTTCACTGTTGCCAAAACTGTCATAACATGTACGCGCAGCTGTTTCTGCTACACCAATACCGGTATCTTGCAGCAAAACAACTTCTGGCTTCGTATACTTTATGCCATACATCTCTTCCATGATTATGCCCTCAATTAAATTACCACTATTCTACTATAAAAAGCTTTAAAAAGCTACTTGAGCACCCCATCAAGTATCGGAACAAAATCACACTCTTCAAGCTCTTCTTCTTCAATATACTCCCCGTTTTTTATAAAACGGGTAATAACCTGTTTGTTTCCTTTTTGCAAAGGAGCAACAAGAATTCCCCCCTCAGCCAACTGTTCAAAAAGTTTTTTTGGAATCTCTTTCGCTGTTGCAGAAAAAAGAATTCTGTCATAAGGCGCATACTGAATCCAGCCGTTTTGTCCGTCATCTGTACGGGCATGGACATTATTTATACCAAGTTCTCGAAACCTTTTTTTTGCTTCAAGTATCAAAGATTCTATGCGCTCTATGGTAAAAACCCCGCGAAACAGATGGGAAAGAACGGCTGCCTGATATCCACTTCCGCAGCCTATTTCCAAAACCCTGTCTGCTCCACGCGGAAAAAGGTATTCCGTCATTTTTGCAACAGTCAAAGGAGAACTGATATACTGATTAGCCCCTATAGGCAAAGCATCGAGTTTATAGGCATTGTGTCTAAATCCTGCCGGCACAAAGGCTTCTCTGTTTGTAGCAGCAATCGCTTTTTTTACTTCTTCGCTTAAAGGAAACTGTGTACTACACTCTTCTGCCAGACGGGCTGTTTTTGTCGCTGTTATTCTGTCCAAGTTATTCTATCCCCACATCCATATATCTTCTCATTAGTTTTATCTCTTTTTTCCTGTACTGCATTTTCAAACAAGACTTGTTTGTGTTTCTGAAGGCTTCACCCTGCGGGGTGATAATACCGCTCATTGCCGTGCACTCTTTATTTGCACTGTCACTTGCCACAACATAGCACTGATTCATCAAGGCCAGTGCCTGTGTCAAAATTTTAAAATGCTCTGTACGCAATTCTCCCCACCATGAAGGCACGGCAATAACATCGGCCCCTTCTGATTTTTGCCACAGTTCTTTAAAACGCAGTTCAAAACAAACAAACACGGCTAACTTAATACCGGCAACTTCCACTATTTTAAAATCTTCTTCACTGCCTGCGTGCATGTATTTGTCTTCATCACCAAATTTAAAAAGTTTGGCTTTTGCTCTTTGAAACACCACTTCTCCGTTATAAAAAACTTTGGCAAAGTTATAGACTTTCCCCTCTTTTTCTTCTAACATTGTCAAAACAATGATTTTGTCATGAGAAACTTTTTTCAGTGCCTCAGTAGCCCGTGGCGCAAAAGCAAGCATTGCATCCATACGCTCATAGTCATAAGAAGTCAAACACACTTCAGGTGCAACTATAATGGTATTTTTTTCTGTTTGTGTAATAAGTGCCAAAAGTGTCTGTAAATTATTTTCATAACTCTGTGTTGTTTCAAACAACAAAGAGCATAAAGAGTATTCGGCAGTGTTAGAAGTCATCATCAAATGAAAGGCTGCCTTTTGAGTAGTTTGTTACAGTGCCTTCAAAGAAGTTTGTTTTCTGGTCATTGAATTTTGCAAAGTCATCTACCCATTTAATAGGGTTGGAGACATTGTACAGCTTGTCAAAACCGACAGAGTTTAATCTGTCATCGGCGAGATACTGAATATACTGCTCAACAATCCCATCTGTCAAACCTAAAATCTGTCCCTGCGTGATATATTTGCCCCACTCGGTCTCAAGCTTGACAGCCTCTTTAAACATCTCAATTACATCGGCTCTGAGTTCATCAGTAAAAAGATCCGGTCGCTCTTTTCTTAAGGTATTGATTAAATTTTGAAACAGTACCAGGTGTGTCACTTCATCACGCTGAATGAAACGAATCATCTGTGCGGAACCGAGCATTTTTCCCGAACGTGCCAGTGTATAGATGTAGGTAAAACCACTGTAAAAATAGATGCCTTCAAGTATCTGATTTGCAAAACATGCTTTGACAAAATTTGTATCTGTCGGATTTTTTGCCAGCTCCTGATAGACAGCGGCAATCGTATCATTTTTGTGTTTGAGCATCATATCTCTGCGCCACAGATCATATATCTCTTCCGAGTTTGTAGAGATGCTGTCAACCATCACAGCATAACTTTGTGAGTGCAAAGCCTCTTCAAAAGACTGGCGCACCAAAATAAGATTTATCTCAGGGGCAGTCACATAAGGATTTACGTTATCTATTAAATTGTTTGTTTGGAGTGAATCCATAAAAATAAGTTGCGAAAGCGCTTTGTCATAAGCCGTTTTTTCAGCATCCGTGAGTTGTTTGTAATCATTGACATCCCGTGTCATATCAACTTCTTTTGGAAACCATGTGTTGTTGAGCATCATCTCCCACAGATTATATGCCCATTGGTATTTAATGTTGTTGAGTTCAAAAATACCTGTCGGATTTCCGCCAAAGACTTTTCTGTCATTAACATTTTCAGTTGAGTCAGGGTTATATATCTGTTTTCTGTTCATGGAATTCCCTTGTAAGTGATTATTTGAGTGTATGATTATATCCATCTGTAGATAAATTTTTGATAAGATAAGAGAATGAATTTCAAACCATCTATTTTATTAAAAAACAGACATGTACAAACTGTCTATGCCAGCCTCTTTCGAAGGGTTCTTGTCAAAAATTTTGAGATAGAAACATTCACCCTCAGCGACGGAGATTTTCTCGAATGTTACTGGAAAAAGATTGATAATCATACAAAAATGTCTCCTGTTGTCATACTTTTTCACGGATTGGCAGGTTCTTATAAGTCTCCCTATATTCAAGGAACAGTAAAAGAACTCAAAGAAGCGGGATTCAGCAGTGTAGTCATGCATTTCAGAGGCTGTTCGGGCAAGCAGAATCTCAAACCAAGATCATACCACAGCGGTGATACACAGGATGCTTTTGAATTTATACAGGCTGTTTCAAAAAGATATCCCCGGGCAAAGATATTTGCGGTCGGATTTTCACTCGGTGCAAATATGCTCCTGAAACTTTTAGGAGAGAAACGCTCTACATGTAAACTTACTACCGCTGTTGCTGTATCTGCACCGATGCTTTTAGACAAATGTGCCACACACATAAATAAAGGCTTTGCAAAATTTTATCAAAAGATTTTATTAAAAGATTTAAAAAGAGACTTGGAAAAGAAATATGAATCTTTTAATATGCAACAGATTATTTCTTTGCAGCAAAATGAGATAAAAAAATTAAAAAATTTTTGGGAATTTGACAATGTCTACACAGCCCCTATTCATGGATTTTGCTCTGCACAGGAGTATTATACGAAATCCAGCAGCAGACAGTTTTTAAAATTCATATCAGTTCCAACACTTGTTATTCATGCGAAAGATGATCCCTTTATGCCTCCTGATATATTGCCAAAATATAATGAAATATCATCTGCTGTTGAATTGGAAGTCAGTGAATTTGGAGGACATGTGGGGTTTGTGTCAGGAAGTATTTTCCGCCCTCAATATTGGGCGGAAAAAAGAGTTGTCAGTTTTTTTAAAACATTTTTGCAGCAAGAGGTTCAAAAAGATATTTGAAACTCTCTATTTTTATTTGCGTGCGTGACGTTTTCTTTCACTCTCTGTTAAAAATTTCTTACGGATACGAATATTTTTCGGAGTCACTTCCAGAAGTTCGTCATCTTCTATCCACTCTAATGCACGCTCTAAACTCATATCACGAGGCGGAACAAGTTTAATCGCCTCATCTGCACCGCTTGAACGGACATTTGACTGTGCTTTTCCTTTAATAGGATTTACCACAAGGTCATTTGAACGTGAATGCTCACCGATAATCATACCCTCATACACTTCTGTCTGCACACCGATAAAAAGAACACCGCGGTCTTGAATACCAAAAAGCGAGAAAGCCAGTGTAGAACCGGATGTCATGGAAACAAGTGCACCGTATGAACGTGATTCAACTTCACCTGAAAACGGACGGAATTCCAAGAAAGAGTGATTCATTACACCCTCACCTTTTGTATCTGTCAAAAACTGCCCTCTAAAACCGATAAGTGCACGCGCAGGAATTTCAAACTCTATACGTTGGAAACCCTGTCCCATTGGCAGCATTGATTTCATTTCCGCTTTTCTTTTTCCCAAACGCTCAATAACCGTACCGCTTAAATCTTCCGGAACATCAATCACCAAATGCTCAAAAGGTTCACATTTCACACCGTTAATCTCTTTGGTAATAACTTCCGGACGCGAAATTGAAAATTCAAAGTTTTCGCGACGCATATTTTCGGCAAGTACTGTAATTTGAAGTTCACCACGGCCGGAAACTTTGAATTTACCCTCGCCGACAACTTCAAGACGCATGGCAACATTTGTGTTCATCTCAAACTCAAGTCTTTCACGAAGCTTGTTTGATGTAACGTGTTTGCCTTCTTTACCGGCCAAAGGAGAATCATTTACGGCAAAAACAACAGTCAGTGTCGGCTCTTCAACATGCATAGGATCAAGTGCAACAGGATTTACAGGATCGGCAATCGTGTCTCCAACATCAACAGTTTCCATTCCTGCAAATGCAACGATATCTCCCGCTTCCGCTTCCTCGATTTCCATACGGTTCAGTCCGTGAAAACCTATAAGTTTGGAGATTTTTCCTTTGACCATTTCGCCGTCAGCTTTTGCAAGCATAACATTGTCGCCTTTATGTACAGTACCGTTGAAGATACGGCTGATACCGATTTTACCGACATAGTTGTCATAATCAAGTGTAAATACCTGTGCCTGCAGAGGATTTTGTGCATCACCTTCCGGTTCAGGAATTTTATTGATGATTGTTTCAAAAATACACTCGAAATCACCATCAGGATCATCCATATCCATTTTTGCCATACCGTCACGGGCAGCAGCATAGATAATAGGAAAATCCTGCTGTTCGTCTGTTGCACCCATGTCTGCAAAAAGGTCAAACATTTCATCTACAACACGCTCAGGATCTGCTGAAGGTTTGTCAATTTTATTGATAACGACAATCGGCATTTTACCAAGTGCCAGCATTTTTTTCACAACAAATTTTGTTTGAGGCATAACACCTTCATAGGCATCAACAAGTACCAAAACACCATCTACCATTTTTAAAACACGTTCAACTTCCCCACCAAAATCGGCGTGGCCCGGAGTATCTATAATATTGATTTTATAATCTTTGTAACGAATAGCTGTATTTTTTGAAAGAATCGTAATACCACGCTCTTTTTCGATGTCATTGCTATCCATCGCTCTTTCATCATGTTGTTCGTGAGAACCGAATGTACCGGATTGCTCCAAGAGCCCATCAACCAGTGTAGTTTTACCGTGGTCAACGTGAGCGATAACGGCTATATTTCTAATTTTTTGCATTAGGGGTTTCCTTTATTTGGAAAATTTGCTGAAGAAAATTCTGCATTTCAGAGTACTTTCAGCTATTTTTCGCGAATTATACCCAAATAATTATTATATCCTTGTAAAATTAGTGATATACTTAGAGTATGATTAACTATCCGAAGAGTCTCGATACTATTTTTCACAAATTATACACACACAATATACTCCCTGTCATTGTAGGCGGTTATATTCGCGATGCACTTTTAGGAATTCCTTCAAATGATATTGATATTGAGCTCTACGGAGTCAGTTCTCTTGATAAAGTTGAAGAAATTTTACAGGAATTTGGAAAGGTGAACAGTGTTGGAAAGAGCTTTGGTGTCTGCAAGATATACTATAAAAATTTGGATTTGGATTTTTCTCTGCCAAGAGAAGATAACAAAATTGCTTCGGGACATCAGGGTTTTGCAATCAAAATCGATAAAAATCTGGATTTTAAAACAGCTGCACTCAGAAGGGATTTTACCATCAATGCCATAGGTTATGATGTTGTCGGTAAAAAAATATTAGATCCTTATCACGGCAGAGAAGATTTAG is a window from the Sulfurimonas hydrogeniphila genome containing:
- a CDS encoding FAD-dependent thymidylate synthase, producing MEEMYGIKYTKPEVVLLQDTGIGVAETAARTCYDSFGNSENEIVQEIEKVLPDTKMCESLNNIEESQLLDDLAWTYFHHSILEHANLSYLIRSTSRGVLQEHARHRIQAISVRSTRYTMSSLINAFVAAKHSGEKEFFIEKVLGFDMFVTADEAYNRLEISAMYDKLDFQSKKVDNFYELAVAKSSLPLLKEFQGKPQKLYDALQTGKKKRNVGDAFKHIITDNVKVDMVVTFNLRSLKNYLTLRDSGAAYFQIRWLAQEMMKVTPKKYLDLIIKKK
- a CDS encoding protein-L-isoaspartate(D-aspartate) O-methyltransferase, with translation MDRITATKTARLAEECSTQFPLSEEVKKAIAATNREAFVPAGFRHNAYKLDALPIGANQYISSPLTVAKMTEYLFPRGADRVLEIGCGSGYQAAVLSHLFRGVFTIERIESLILEAKKRFRELGINNVHARTDDGQNGWIQYAPYDRILFSATAKEIPKKLFEQLAEGGILVAPLQKGNKQVITRFIKNGEYIEEEELEECDFVPILDGVLK
- a CDS encoding carbon-nitrogen hydrolase family protein, with protein sequence MMTSNTAEYSLCSLLFETTQSYENNLQTLLALITQTEKNTIIVAPEVCLTSYDYERMDAMLAFAPRATEALKKVSHDKIIVLTMLEEKEGKVYNFAKVFYNGEVVFQRAKAKLFKFGDEDKYMHAGSEEDFKIVEVAGIKLAVFVCFELRFKELWQKSEGADVIAVPSWWGELRTEHFKILTQALALMNQCYVVASDSANKECTAMSGIITPQGEAFRNTNKSCLKMQYRKKEIKLMRRYMDVGIE
- a CDS encoding ribonucleotide-diphosphate reductase subunit beta, whose amino-acid sequence is MNRKQIYNPDSTENVNDRKVFGGNPTGIFELNNIKYQWAYNLWEMMLNNTWFPKEVDMTRDVNDYKQLTDAEKTAYDKALSQLIFMDSLQTNNLIDNVNPYVTAPEINLILVRQSFEEALHSQSYAVMVDSISTNSEEIYDLWRRDMMLKHKNDTIAAVYQELAKNPTDTNFVKACFANQILEGIYFYSGFTYIYTLARSGKMLGSAQMIRFIQRDEVTHLVLFQNLINTLRKERPDLFTDELRADVIEMFKEAVKLETEWGKYITQGQILGLTDGIVEQYIQYLADDRLNSVGFDKLYNVSNPIKWVDDFAKFNDQKTNFFEGTVTNYSKGSLSFDDDF
- a CDS encoding hydrolase; amino-acid sequence: MNFKPSILLKNRHVQTVYASLFRRVLVKNFEIETFTLSDGDFLECYWKKIDNHTKMSPVVILFHGLAGSYKSPYIQGTVKELKEAGFSSVVMHFRGCSGKQNLKPRSYHSGDTQDAFEFIQAVSKRYPRAKIFAVGFSLGANMLLKLLGEKRSTCKLTTAVAVSAPMLLDKCATHINKGFAKFYQKILLKDLKRDLEKKYESFNMQQIISLQQNEIKKLKNFWEFDNVYTAPIHGFCSAQEYYTKSSSRQFLKFISVPTLVIHAKDDPFMPPDILPKYNEISSAVELEVSEFGGHVGFVSGSIFRPQYWAEKRVVSFFKTFLQQEVQKDI
- the typA gene encoding translational GTPase TypA translates to MQKIRNIAVIAHVDHGKTTLVDGLLEQSGTFGSHEQHDERAMDSNDIEKERGITILSKNTAIRYKDYKINIIDTPGHADFGGEVERVLKMVDGVLVLVDAYEGVMPQTKFVVKKMLALGKMPIVVINKIDKPSADPERVVDEMFDLFADMGATDEQQDFPIIYAAARDGMAKMDMDDPDGDFECIFETIINKIPEPEGDAQNPLQAQVFTLDYDNYVGKIGISRIFNGTVHKGDNVMLAKADGEMVKGKISKLIGFHGLNRMEIEEAEAGDIVAFAGMETVDVGDTIADPVNPVALDPMHVEEPTLTVVFAVNDSPLAGKEGKHVTSNKLRERLEFEMNTNVAMRLEVVGEGKFKVSGRGELQITVLAENMRRENFEFSISRPEVITKEINGVKCEPFEHLVIDVPEDLSGTVIERLGKRKAEMKSMLPMGQGFQRIEFEIPARALIGFRGQFLTDTKGEGVMNHSFLEFRPFSGEVESRSYGALVSMTSGSTLAFSLFGIQDRGVLFIGVQTEVYEGMIIGEHSRSNDLVVNPIKGKAQSNVRSSGADEAIKLVPPRDMSLERALEWIEDDELLEVTPKNIRIRKKFLTESERKRHARK